One window from the genome of Synechococcus sp. PROS-7-1 encodes:
- a CDS encoding fatty acid desaturase, whose protein sequence is MVTTSPADTGSQRDLRLRAAVMAPRAPLPRRQRRLKGGTTSFMVVMHVLATVALLPRFWSWQGIAVFAVLYWMTVLGVTLGLHRLVAHRSFEVPSWLEKTLVIMGTLACQSGPIEWIALHRHHHRFSDQPNDHHDAGRGLWWSHSEWMLHEIPALEHKERYAGDLLSSPFYVWLDRWFLLLQIPLGLALYWYGNAANVHGGGLGLVLWAIPLRLVVVYHVTWLVNSATHAFGYRNFNCPDLSRNCWWVAVLSFGEGWHNNHHAHPASARHGLRWFEVDITWLHIRLLQKLGLTRRVRQARYPG, encoded by the coding sequence CGGGACTTGCGCCTACGCGCAGCCGTCATGGCGCCCAGAGCGCCGTTGCCGCGCCGGCAGCGACGTTTGAAGGGAGGAACCACGAGCTTCATGGTGGTGATGCACGTGCTCGCCACCGTGGCCTTACTGCCGCGGTTTTGGAGCTGGCAAGGGATCGCCGTCTTCGCTGTTCTGTATTGGATGACCGTTCTCGGTGTGACCCTGGGTCTGCACCGCCTGGTGGCACACCGCAGCTTCGAGGTGCCGTCATGGCTGGAGAAAACATTGGTGATCATGGGCACCCTGGCCTGCCAGAGCGGGCCGATCGAGTGGATTGCACTCCACCGCCATCACCATCGCTTCTCCGACCAGCCCAATGATCACCACGACGCCGGTCGTGGCCTCTGGTGGAGCCACAGCGAATGGATGCTTCACGAAATTCCAGCCTTGGAGCACAAGGAGCGTTATGCCGGGGATCTGCTCAGCAGTCCCTTTTATGTGTGGCTCGACCGTTGGTTCCTGCTGCTGCAGATCCCCCTGGGTCTAGCGCTGTATTGGTATGGCAATGCGGCCAACGTGCACGGCGGCGGACTCGGACTCGTGCTCTGGGCCATTCCCCTTCGCCTGGTGGTCGTTTACCACGTCACCTGGCTTGTGAATTCCGCCACCCACGCATTCGGCTACCGCAATTTCAATTGTCCGGACCTTTCTCGCAATTGCTGGTGGGTGGCAGTGCTGTCCTTCGGCGAAGGCTGGCACAACAATCATCACGCCCATCCGGCCAGCGCCCGTCATGGCCTGCGTTGGTTCGAAGTCGACATCACCTGGCTGCACATCCGACTGCTGCAGAAATTGGGGCTGACCCGCCGGGTGCGCCAGGCGCGTTACCCCGGCTGA
- a CDS encoding fatty acid desaturase, with the protein MASSVITAPSPPSRPAASHRAQALATLLQQPRRGKTSAAPKKGLHWLTIGFMIVIHSLALLALLPMFWSWQAVTSLLVLYWVTACLGVTIGYHRLLSHRSFQLPRWLERFFATCGALSCQHGPIDWVGLHRHHHKFSDTDADHHNSHRGFWWSHMGWMFESVPAMKAVPRMTGDLAQDPYYRWLNNNFLLLQLPLAGLLFWIGTATGAGGWALVLWGIPLRLALVYHVTWLVNSATHCWGTVAYDSGDASRNNKWVAALTFGEGWHNNHHAYPHSARHGLQPGQIDLTWEHIRLMRALGLATKIRLPVAS; encoded by the coding sequence ATGGCCTCAAGCGTCATCACTGCGCCATCACCCCCCAGTCGACCGGCAGCTTCGCACCGGGCCCAGGCGCTTGCAACCCTGCTGCAACAGCCTCGCCGGGGCAAGACCTCAGCGGCACCGAAAAAGGGACTTCACTGGCTGACGATCGGTTTCATGATCGTGATCCATAGCCTGGCCCTTCTGGCCTTGCTGCCGATGTTCTGGAGCTGGCAGGCCGTCACCAGCCTGCTGGTGCTCTACTGGGTCACCGCCTGCCTAGGCGTGACCATCGGCTATCACCGCTTGCTGTCCCACCGATCCTTCCAGCTCCCTCGCTGGCTGGAACGCTTCTTCGCCACTTGCGGCGCCCTCAGCTGCCAGCACGGGCCGATCGACTGGGTGGGATTGCACCGCCATCACCACAAGTTTTCCGATACGGATGCGGATCACCACAACAGCCACCGCGGCTTCTGGTGGAGCCACATGGGTTGGATGTTCGAGTCCGTCCCAGCCATGAAGGCCGTGCCCCGCATGACCGGCGACCTGGCACAGGATCCGTACTACCGCTGGCTCAATAACAATTTCCTGCTGCTGCAGCTGCCCTTGGCCGGCCTGCTGTTTTGGATTGGCACCGCCACCGGAGCTGGCGGCTGGGCCTTGGTGCTGTGGGGCATTCCCCTGCGCCTGGCGCTGGTGTATCACGTCACCTGGCTCGTGAATTCCGCCACCCACTGCTGGGGAACCGTGGCTTACGACAGCGGTGACGCCTCCCGTAACAACAAGTGGGTGGCCGCCCTCACCTTCGGCGAGGGCTGGCACAACAACCACCACGCGTATCCGCACTCCGCCCGCCACGGACTTCAGCCAGGGCAGATCGACCTCACTTGGGAGCACATCCGGCTGATGCGGGCCCTTGGGCTGGCCACGAAAATACGCCTGCCCGTCGCGTCGTAA
- the rplI gene encoding 50S ribosomal protein L9, protein MAKRVQVVLNEDVLSLGRDGDMVEVAPGYARNFLLPYGKAVPVTPAVMKQVEHRRAKEAERQAALKQDALAFRTALDTIGRFTVKKQTGDDDVLFGTVTNGDVAEVIEEATKKEVDRRDITVPDIHRTGNYKVSVKLHSEVTAEINLEVVSY, encoded by the coding sequence ATGGCCAAGCGCGTACAAGTCGTTCTGAATGAGGACGTTCTCAGCCTCGGCAGGGATGGCGACATGGTGGAAGTTGCCCCCGGGTATGCCCGCAACTTCCTTCTCCCTTACGGCAAAGCCGTCCCAGTCACCCCAGCGGTGATGAAGCAGGTGGAGCATCGCCGGGCCAAGGAGGCTGAGCGCCAAGCCGCACTCAAGCAAGACGCCCTGGCCTTCCGCACCGCCCTCGACACCATCGGTCGCTTCACCGTGAAGAAGCAGACCGGCGATGACGACGTGCTGTTCGGAACCGTCACCAATGGCGACGTGGCCGAAGTGATTGAAGAAGCCACCAAGAAGGAGGTGGACCGCCGCGACATCACCGTTCCCGACATCCACCGCACCGGCAACTACAAGGTCAGCGTCAAGCTGCACAGTGAAGTCACCGCTGAAATCAACCTGGAAGTGGTCAGCTACTGA
- the dnaB gene encoding replicative DNA helicase codes for MVSVPLTDAGGESADGDRRSFGKGRRRDEPNFEALPDSVPPQNVEAEEAVLGGILLDPDAIGRVADVLQPEAFYLGAHREIFRTAVMLHSQGKPTDLTAMTAWLADTGALEKVGGSNRLVELVERVASTASIEQVARLVMDKYLRRQLIRSGNEVIQLGFDQSLPMEQVLDKAEQTIFAISQEKPSKGLTPTAEILTSTFNEIESRSLGTSVAGIPVNFYDLDAMTQGLQRSDLIIVAGRPAMGKTSIVLNLAKNVAQLHDLPVCVFSLEMSKEQLTYRLLSMEVGIEAGRLRTGRLQQEEWPLLGQGINTLGQLPIYIDDKPNSGVLEMRSLCRRLMAEQGKELGLVVIDYLQLMEGSSPDNRVQEISRITRALKGMARELNVPVIALSQLSRGVESRTNKRPMLSDLRESGSIEQDADLVLMIYRDEYYNPETPDRGITEVIVTKHRNGPVGTVKLLFEPQFTRFRNLAA; via the coding sequence ATGGTGAGCGTTCCCCTGACGGATGCCGGCGGTGAGTCCGCCGACGGGGATCGCCGCAGTTTCGGCAAGGGGCGCCGGAGGGATGAACCCAACTTCGAGGCCCTGCCCGATTCCGTTCCGCCCCAGAATGTGGAGGCAGAGGAAGCCGTGCTGGGCGGCATCCTGCTGGACCCCGACGCCATCGGCCGGGTGGCGGATGTGTTGCAACCAGAGGCGTTTTATCTCGGTGCCCATCGGGAGATCTTCCGCACTGCGGTGATGCTCCACAGCCAGGGCAAACCCACCGATCTCACGGCCATGACCGCCTGGCTGGCCGACACAGGAGCGCTCGAGAAAGTAGGCGGCAGCAACCGGCTCGTGGAGCTGGTGGAGCGGGTGGCCTCCACCGCTTCGATCGAGCAGGTGGCCCGCCTGGTAATGGACAAGTACCTGCGCCGGCAGCTGATCCGCTCCGGCAACGAGGTGATTCAGCTGGGCTTTGACCAAAGCCTGCCGATGGAGCAGGTGCTCGACAAAGCCGAGCAAACGATCTTTGCGATCAGCCAGGAGAAGCCCTCAAAGGGCCTCACGCCCACAGCCGAAATTCTCACCAGCACCTTCAACGAGATCGAAAGCCGGTCGCTGGGCACCTCGGTGGCGGGCATCCCGGTGAATTTCTACGACCTCGATGCCATGACCCAGGGCCTGCAACGCAGTGACCTGATCATCGTGGCCGGCCGACCGGCCATGGGCAAAACCTCAATTGTGCTCAACCTGGCCAAGAACGTGGCCCAGCTGCACGATCTGCCGGTGTGCGTGTTCTCCCTGGAGATGAGCAAGGAGCAGCTCACTTACAGGCTGCTGTCGATGGAAGTGGGCATCGAGGCCGGTCGCCTGCGCACCGGTCGCCTGCAACAGGAGGAGTGGCCGCTGCTCGGCCAAGGCATCAACACCCTGGGGCAACTGCCGATTTACATCGACGACAAACCCAACTCCGGCGTCCTGGAGATGCGCTCCCTCTGCCGGCGCCTGATGGCGGAACAGGGCAAGGAGCTTGGTCTGGTGGTGATCGACTACCTGCAGCTGATGGAGGGATCGAGCCCTGACAACCGCGTGCAGGAGATTTCCCGCATCACCCGGGCCCTCAAAGGCATGGCCCGGGAGCTGAACGTGCCGGTGATCGCCCTCTCCCAGCTCAGCCGTGGTGTGGAGTCGCGCACCAACAAACGGCCGATGCTGAGCGACCTGCGCGAATCCGGCTCCATCGAGCAGGACGCCGACCTGGTGCTGATGATTTACCGCGACGAGTACTACAACCCGGAAACCCCCGACCGCGGCATCACCGAAGTGATCGTGACCAAGCACCGCAACGGACCGGTGGGCACCGTGAAGCTGCTGTTCGAGCCTCAGTTCACCCGCTTCCGCAACCTGGCGGCGTAA